The Phocoena sinus isolate mPhoSin1 chromosome 17, mPhoSin1.pri, whole genome shotgun sequence genome contains a region encoding:
- the LOC116742477 gene encoding LOW QUALITY PROTEIN: histone-lysine N-methyltransferase SETD2-like (The sequence of the model RefSeq protein was modified relative to this genomic sequence to represent the inferred CDS: inserted 2 bases in 2 codons; substituted 3 bases at 3 genomic stop codons), with protein sequence MLSSNGFQNINRCKEKDLDDTRMQHSKSESTFRETEPPVSPHQDQLIPLPVMTIDYSKTIVKEPVDVRASXCKTKDSDIYCTSNDNGPSLCHSGAENAEPLVTKISSNSFMNLHLKSKPVICDNGSLTDQHSKFACGEYKQSVGSTSSASVNHFDDLYPPTGSSCIASSLQSLPAGTNVDSLTLLQCGENTSPVLDAVLKSKSSEFLKHAEKEIIEVASGLPDSGRGFASWENRHNNGLSGKXCAEAQEEGISILPDRRGSPEISLDEEGGRRHAHTSDDSEVVFSSCDLNLIMEDSDGVTYTLKCDSSGHASEIVSTVHEDYSGSSESSSDESDSEDTDSDDSSIPRNRLQSVVVVPKNSTLTMEETSPSSSRSSQSYRHYSDHWEDERLEPRRHSFEEKFESIASKACPQTEKFFFHKATGKNSEIPFTQPIQKXDNHLSEIAHPQSDGVDSTSHTDIKPDPLGHPNSEEAAKAKITSRQQEELPVYSSDDSEDVSSKSRQQTTFPNRPDSRLGKTESNFSSCEISRVDGFRSSLEELRNLGWDFSQQEKPTTTYQQPDSSYGACGGHKYQQSAEQYSGTRNYWQGNGYWDPRSAGRPPGTGVVYDRIQGQVPDSLTDDREEEENWDQRGGSHFSGQSNKFFLPLQKDKGSVQAPEISSNSIKDALAVNEEKDLPKNLEKNDRKDRGPLKKRRQELESDSESDGELRDRKKVRVEVEQGETAVPLGSALVGTSCVMEDFRDPERWKECAKQGKMPSYFDLIEENVYLTERRKNKSHRDFKRMQCECTPLSKDERAQGEIACGEDCFNRLLMNECSSRCPNGDYCSNRRFQRKQHADVEVILTEKKGWGLRAAKDLPSNTFVLEYCGEVVDHKEFKARVKEYARNKNIHYYFMALKNDEIIDTTQKGNCSRFMNHSWEPNCESQKXTVNGQLRVGIFTTKLVPSGSELTFDYQFQRYGKEAXRCFCGSANCWGYLGGENRVSLRAAGGKMKKERSRKKDSVDGELEALMENGEGLSDKNQVLSLSWLMARIETLEQKLTCLKLIQNTHSQSCLKSFLEHHGLPLLWTWIAELRDGRESNQKLQEEIIKTLEHLPIPTENMLEESKALPIIQRWSQTKTAVPQLSEGDGYSSENTSRAHTPLNTPDSSTKLSIEADTDTPKKLMFRRLKIISENGMDSVISNATSELEGKDGKEDLDQLENVPIEEEEQQLLTQQLPESKVDSDIAVEAIKLPTSEPEADTEIEPKESNGTKLDEPIAEETPSQDEEEGVSDVESERSQEQPHKTVDISDLATKLLDSWKDLKEVYRIPKKRQTEKESTITERGRDAVGFRDQTVAPKTPNRSRERDRDKQTQNKEKRKRRGSLSPPPSAYEQGTKRPGGRYDTPTSKKKIRIQDRNQLSTEERGKLFEQEVAQREAQKQQQQMQNLGMTSPLPYDSLGYHAPHHPFAGYPPGYPMQAYVDPSNPNAGKVLLPTPSTDPVCSPSPYDYSQPLVGHPTEPLAAPPPVPVVPHVAAPVEVSSSQYVAQSDGVVHQDSMVTVLPVPAPGPVQGQNYGVWDSNQQSVSVQQQYPPAQSQATLCYQGQAAPTVYGVTSPYSQTTPPTVQSCAQPSLQYIQGQKIFTAHPQGVVVQPATAVTTIVAPGQPQPLQPPEKVVTNNLLDLPPPSPPKPKTIVLPANWKTARDPEGKIYYYHVITRQTQWDPLTWESPGEDASLEHEAEMDLGTPTYDENPMKTSKKPKTAEADASSELAKKSKQVFRKGMSQFIVQCLNPYWKPDCKVGRITTTEDFKHLARKLTHGIMNKELKYCKDPEDLECNEDVKHKTKEYIKKYMQKFGAVSKPKRDTESE encoded by the exons ATGCTTTCATCAAATGGATTTCAAAACATTAATAGATGTAAAGAGAAAGACTTGGATGATACTCGCATGCAGcatagtaagtcagaaagcacatttagagaaacagaacctcCAGTGTCGCCACACCAGGATCAACTCATACCTTTGCCAGTTATGACTATAGATTATTCCAAAACAATAGTTAAAGAACCAGTTGATGTGAGAGCTTCTTGATGTAAAACCAAAGATTCAGATATATACTGTACTTCAAACGACAACGGCCCTTCTTTGTGTCATTCCGGAGCTGAAAATGCTGAGCCTTTAGTAACGAAGATTTCTTCAAATAGCTTTATGAATTTGCATTTGAAATCAAAACCAGTTATATGTGATAATGGAAGTCTGACAGATCAGCACTCAAAATTTGCATGTGGAGAATATAAGCAGAGTGTTGGTAGTACTAGTTCAGCTTCTGTTAATCATTTTGATGATTTATATCCACCTACAGGGAGCTCATGTATTGCTTCATCTCTTCAGAGTCTTCCAGCAGGGACAAACGTAGACAGTTTAACTCTCCTGCAATGTGGAGAGAATACATCTCCAGTTTTGGATGCTGTGCTAAAGAGTAAAAGCTCAGAGTTTTTAAAGCatgcagagaaagaaataatagaggTAGCTAGTGGCCTTCCTGATTCAGGAAGAGGATTTGCTTCCTGGGAAAACAGGCATAATAATGGACTATCTGGGA CGTGTGCAGAGGCTCAAGAAGAAGGGATCTCCATACTGCCTGATAGAAGAGGAAGCCCAGAAATCTCTTTAGATGAAGAAGGTGGAAGACGACATGCACATACTTCTGATGACTCAGaagttgtattttcttcttgtgatttGAATTTAATCATGGAAGACAGTGATGGTGTAACATATACCTTAAAATGTGACAGTAGTGGTCATGCCTCAGAGATTGTATCCACTGTCCATGAAGACTATTCTGGTTCTTCCGAAAGTTCAAGTGATGAAAGTGATTCAGAAGATACAGATTCTGATGATAGCAGTATTCCAAGAAACCGTCTTCAGTCTGTTGTGGTTGTGCCAAAGAATTCTACTTTGACCATGGAAGAAACAAGTCCTTCTTCTTCTCGGAGCAGTCAAAGTTACAGACACTATTCTGACCACTGGGAAGATGAGCGATTGGAGCCAAGGAGGCATTCATTTGAGGAAAAATTTGAGAGTATAGCAAGTAAAGCCTGTCCTCAAACTGAGAAGTTCTTCTTTCATAAAGCAACAGGGAAGAATTCAGAAATCCCTTTTACACAGCCCATCCAAA CAGATAATCACCTGTCTGAAATTGCTCACCCTCAGAGTGATGGGGTTGATAGTACAAGTCATACAGACATAAAACCTGACCCTCTAGGTCACCCGAATTCTGAGGAAGCAGCGAAAGCCAAAATAACTTCTAGGCAGCAAGAAGAGCTGCCAGTTTATTCTTCTGATGATTCTGAAGATGTCTCAAGTAAGTCTCGGCAACAGACCACTTTCCCTAACAGGCCAGATAGTAGACTGGGAAAAACAGAgtcaaatttttcttcttgtgagaTCTCCCGGGTGGATGGTTTCCGTTCATCATTGGAAGAGCTCAGAAATCTAGGGTGGGACTTCTCTCAACAAGAAAAGCCTACTACCACATATCAGCAACCTGACAGCAGCTATGGAGCCTGTGGTGGACACAAGTATCAGCAAAGTGCAGAACAGTATAGTGGGACACGTAATTACTGGCAAGGCAATGGCTACTGGGatccaagatcagcaggtagaCCGCCTGGAACTGGGGTTGTGTATGATCGAATTCAAGGGCAGGTACCAGATTCCTTAACAGATGACCGTGAAGAGGAGGAGAATTGGGATCAACGTGGAGGATCTCACTTTTCAGGCCAGTCCAATAAATTTTTTCTGCCCCTTCAGAAGGACAAGGGGTCAGTGCAAGCACCTGAAATAAGCAGCAATTCCATTAAGGACGCTTTAGCTGTGAATGAGGAGAAAGATCTTCcgaaaaacttagaaaaaaatgataggaaagataGAGGGCCGCTTaagaaaaggagacaggaatTGGAGAGTGATTCTGAAAGTGACGGTGAGCTTCGGGACAGAAAGAAAGTTAGAGTGGAGGTAGAGCAGGGAGAGACAGCAGTGCCTCTAGGCTCAGCATTGGTTGGGACTTCGTGTGTCATGGAGGACTTCAGGGACCCGGAGCGGTGGAAGGAGTGTGCCAAACAAGGGAAGATGCCTTCTTACTTTGATCTGattgaagaaaatgtttatttaacagaaagaaggaagaataaatcCCATCGGGATTTTAAGCGAATGCAGTGTGAGTGTACACCTCTCTCTAAAGATGAAAGAGCTCAAGGTGAAATAGCATGTGGGGAAGATTGTTTTAATCGTCTCCTCATGAATGAATGTTCGTCTCGTTGTCCAAATGGGGATTATTGTTCCAATAGACGGTTTCAAAGAAAACAGCATGCAGATGTGGAAGTCATACTCACAGAAAAGAAAGGCTGGGGCTTGAGAGCTGCTAAAGATCTTCCTTCGAACACCTTTGTCCTGGAATATTGTGGAGAGGTAGTTGATCATAAAGAGTTTAAGGCCCGGGTAAAGGAGTATGCACGAAACAAAAACATCCACTACTATTTCATGGCCCTGAAGAATGATGAGATAATAGATACCACTCAGAAAGGAAATTGCTCCCGGTTCATGAATCACAGCTGGGAACCAAACTGTGAGAGTCAAAAATGAACTGTGAACGGACAACTGAGAGTTGGGATTTTTACCACCAAACTGGTTCCTTCAGGCTCAGAGTTAACATTTGACTATCAGTTCCAAAGATATGGCAAGGAAGCATAGAGATGTTTCTGTGGGTCGGCTAATTGCTGGGGTTACCTGGGAGGAGAGAACAGAGTCAGCCTCAGAGCAGCAggagggaaaatgaagaaagaacgATCTCGGAAGAAGGATTCGGTGGATGGAGAGCTAGAAGCTCTGATGGAGAATGGTGAGGGTCTCTCTGATAAAAACCAGGTGCTCAGCTTATCCTGGCTAATGGCTAGAATTGAAACTTTGGAACAGAAACTTACCTGTCTCAAGCTCATACAGAACACACATTCACAGTCTTGCCTGAAGTCCTTTCTGGAACATCATGGGCTGCCTTTGTTGTGGACCTGGATAGCAGAACTACGTGATGGCCGGGAAAGTAACCAGAAGCTTCAGGAAGAGATTATAAAGACTTTGGAACATTTACCCATTCCTACCGAAAATATGTTGGAGGAAAGCAAAGCACTTCCTATTATTCAACGTTGGTCTCAAACCAAGACTGCTGTCCCTCAGCTGAGCGAAGGAGATGGGTATTCTAGCGAGAATACATCACGTGCTCACACACCGCTCAACACACCTGATTCTTCCACCAAGCTGAGCATAGAAGCTGACACAGACACCCCCAAGAAGCTAATGTTTCGTAGACTTAAAATTATAAGTGAAAATGGCATGGACAGTGTGATCTCTAATGCTACCAGCGAGCTAGAAGGCAAGGATGGCAAAGAGGACCTTGACCAGTTAGAAAACGTCCCTATAGAAGAAGAGGAACAACAGCTACTCACACAACAGCTGCCTGAATCTAAAGTTGATAGTGACATTGCTGTGGAGGCCATTAAGCTACCCACATCTGAACCAGAGGCTGACACTGAAATAGAGCCTAAAGAGAGCAATGGCACAAAACTAGACGAACCTATTGCTGAGGAAACACCATCCCAAGATGAAGAGGAGGGTGTATCTGATGTGGAGAGTGAGAGGAGCCAGGAACAGCCACATAAAACGGTAGATATAAGTGATTTGGCCACCAAGCTCCTGGACAGTTGGAAAGACCTAAAGGAGGTATATCGAATTCCAAAGAAAAGGCAAACTGAAAAGGAGAGCACAATAACCGAACGAGGAAGGGATGCTGTTGGTTTCAGAGATCAAACAGTTGCCCCAAAGACTCCTAACAGGTCAAGAGAGAGAGACCGAgacaaacaaactcaaaataaggagaaaaggaaacgAAGGGGCTCCCTCTCACCACCACCTTCTGCCTATGAGCAGGGAACAAAAAGGCCAGGTGGCAGATATGATACACCaacttctaaaaagaaaatacgAATTCAAGATCGCAATCAACTTTCTACAGAGGAGCGTGGAAAGTTGTTTGAGCAGGAGGTAGCTCAGCGGGAGGCTCAAAAACAACAGCAGCAGATGCAGAACCTGGGAATGACGTCTCCACTGCCCTATGACTCTCTTGGCTACCATGCCCCTCATCACCCCTTTGCTGGCTACCCACCAGGTTACCCCATGCAGGCCTATGTGGATCCCAGCAATCCTAATGCTGGAAAGGtgctcctccccacacccagcacGGATCCTGTGTGTTCTCCTTCTCCTTATGATTATTCTCAGCCCTTGGTGGGACATCCTACAGAACCCCTTGCTGCCCCTCCACCTGTGCCCGTGGTGCCACATGTGGCAGCCCCTGTGGAAGTTTCCAGTTCACAGTATGTGGCCCAAAGTGATGGTGTGGTACACCAAGACTCCATGGTCACCGTCCTGCCAGTGCCAGCCCCAGGCCCAGTCCAGGGACAGAATTATGGTGTTTGGGATTCAAACCAACAGTCCGTGAGTGTACAGCAGCAGTACCCTCCTGCACAGTCTCAAGCAACCTTATGTTATCAAGGACAGGCTGCTCCAACTGTCTACGGTGTGACGTCACCCTATTCACAGACAACTCCACCAACTGTACAGAGTTGTGCCCAGCCAAGTCTTCAGTACATCCAGGGACAAAAGATTTTCACAGCTCACCCACAAGGAGTGGTGGTACAGCCAGCCACAGCCGTGACTACAATAGTTGCACCAGGGCAGCCTCAGCCCTTACAGCCACCTGAAAAGGTTGTGACAAATAACCTCTTGGACTTaccacccccatctcctcccaaACCGAAAACCATTGTCTTACCTGCCAACTGGAAGACAGCCCGAGACCCAGAAGGGAAGATTTACTACTACCATGTGATCACAAGGCAGACTCAGTGGGATCCTCTTACTTGGGAAAGCCCAGGAGAGGATGCCAGCCTTGAGCATGAAGCTGAGATGGACCTAGGAACCCCAACATATGATGAAAATCCCATGAAGACCTCAAAAAAGCCTAAGACAGCAGAGGCAGACGCCTCCAGTGAGCTGGCTAAGAAAAGCAAACAAGTATTCAGAAAAGGGATGTCCCAGTTCATCGTCCAGTGCCTGAACCCTTACTGGAAACCTGACTGCAAAGTGGGAAGAATTACCACAACTGAAGATTTCAAACACCTAGCTCGCAAGCTGACTCACGGCATTATGAATAAGGAGCTGAAGTACTGTAAGGACCCCGAGGACCTGGAGTGCAATGAGGACGTGAAACACAAAACCAAGGAGTACATTAAGAAGTACATGCAGAAGTTTGGGGCTGTTTCCAAACCCAAACGGGACACTGAATCAGAGTGA